In one Candidatus Nomurabacteria bacterium genomic region, the following are encoded:
- a CDS encoding FtsX-like permease family protein → MGKNNAPRALTQSKQTRRKWLTFVRMCRYGVNNFSRNAWLTVAATAVMTITLLIIFMTLVARQVLVDTVDAIKAKTDMSIYVQTTTPSDAASQIQDKIAKLPGVKRVRYVSPDQARSDFADQNKGDAQTLEALNEATNKFPGTFRVNIVDINDPSQLDRFVKNDDLYKQYADPNRQPSFSGERRSAIQNIGIAIQFAQNAGLLASAIFIIISSLIIFNTIRMAIFNRREEIQMMKLIGADRSFIRGPFVVEAVVYGFIAAVIATGLGVAILYAVKDSLDSYQIAISNTIHIVTQYMPFLLLAMIFVGAAIGVVSSLLATRKYLKL, encoded by the coding sequence ATGGGAAAAAATAACGCACCTCGAGCATTAACACAGAGTAAGCAAACGCGCCGCAAGTGGCTGACGTTCGTGCGTATGTGTCGCTATGGTGTAAATAACTTTAGTCGTAATGCTTGGCTAACAGTCGCTGCGACGGCAGTTATGACAATTACACTGCTGATTATCTTTATGACACTTGTCGCACGGCAGGTGCTGGTGGATACGGTCGATGCCATTAAGGCGAAGACTGATATGTCGATTTATGTTCAGACGACCACGCCTAGCGATGCCGCCAGCCAGATTCAGGACAAAATAGCAAAACTTCCCGGCGTAAAACGCGTGCGTTACGTTAGTCCCGACCAGGCGCGGTCTGACTTCGCCGATCAAAACAAGGGCGATGCACAGACACTTGAAGCGCTTAACGAAGCTACGAACAAGTTTCCGGGGACGTTCCGGGTGAATATCGTTGACATTAATGACCCCTCGCAGCTGGATCGCTTCGTCAAAAATGATGATCTATATAAACAATATGCAGACCCAAATCGTCAACCGTCGTTTAGTGGTGAGCGACGCAGTGCCATTCAGAATATCGGTATAGCTATTCAATTTGCTCAGAACGCAGGGCTACTTGCTAGTGCTATCTTTATCATTATCTCGTCGCTAATCATCTTTAATACCATTCGTATGGCTATATTTAACCGCAGAGAAGAGATTCAGATGATGAAGCTCATTGGTGCGGATCGTAGCTTTATACGCGGGCCGTTTGTGGTAGAGGCAGTCGTGTACGGCTTTATTGCGGCCGTCATTGCGACTGGACTCGGCGTGGCGATATTGTATGCTGTAAAGGATTCGCTTGATAGTTATCAGATTGCGATTTCGAATACGATTCATATTGTGACACAATATATGCCGTTCTTGCTGCTAGCCATGATATTTGTTGGTGCGGCAATAGGTGTAGTTTCGTCATTACTGGCGACTCGTAAGTACCTCAAACTTTGA